One Schistocerca piceifrons isolate TAMUIC-IGC-003096 chromosome 11, iqSchPice1.1, whole genome shotgun sequence genomic window carries:
- the LOC124720458 gene encoding serine/threonine-protein phosphatase 6 regulatory ankyrin repeat subunit B-like isoform X2: MCCRSILWFICIFVAIVTDSSHSSLASNTGSDSEVVAYSLRTDNGVEPVQRDKETAAVDLAALLDAGDRAVVTLVAGDTRLVAHRAVLAARSTVLAAMLRNTTLETSSGHIAISGVEGPVLRQLLVYMYTLRVPQAHSMAPQLLAAADRYGLSALKAECEQLVAAQVSGGPAAAAAVLQVRRSSDSLRQAVVDFVKAHLLHVMGGTLHSQREDRAEVSHLLSVPSAKTSSPATADSWTTPAAQPLSDHSWSPDAAAPTTPTHHTPPPDSVDIALLRTLSEEEKGRRLIQASIQGSMQELQALLAAGVNLGARDMNERTPLHWAGIKGYEEMARRLLAAGADVGARDKFQQTPLHFAAWGGSAAVVRLLAASSADPDARDVDGWTPLHTAAFSDETEAATALLEAGADMGAVDNNGNTPLDIARQYNNQHVIDVL; the protein is encoded by the exons ttgtggcgatagtCACAGATTCCAGCCACAGTAGCCTGGCCTCTAATACag GCTCTGATTCTGAAGTCGTTGCGTATAGTTTAAGAACGGACAATGGAG TGGAACCAGTTCAGAGGGATAAGGAGACCGCAGCTGTGGACCTGGCCGCCCTTCTGGACGCCGGGGACAGAGCCGTGGTGACGCTGGTGGCGGGCGACACACGTCTGGTGGCGCACAGGGCCGTCCTGGCTGCCAGGAGCACCGTGCTCGCCGCCATGTTGCGGAACACCACGCTGGAGACCAGCAGCGGCCACATTGCCATCTCGGGCGTGGAGGGTCCAGTGCTACGCCAGCTGCTGGTCTACATGTACACACTCCGGGTCCCCCAAGCGCACAGCATGGCGCCACAGCTGCTGGCCGCTGCTGACAGATACGGACTGTCCGCCCTGAAGGCGGAGTGTGAGCAGCTGGTGGCCGCACAGGTGTCTGGGGGGCCCGCAGCGGCCGCAGCTGTGCTCCAAGTCAGGCGCTCCTCTGACAGCCTCAGGCAGGCCGTGGTTGACTTCGTAAAGGCTCACCTGCTCCACGTGATGGGAGGGACTCTGCACAGCCAGCGTGAAGATCGGGCGGAAGTGAGCCACCTGCTGTCTGTTCCATCAGCAAAAACCAG CTCGCCAGCCACTGCCGACAGCTGGACGACCCCCGCCGCTCAGCCGCTCAGCGACCACAGCTGGAGTCCCGACGCAGCCGCACCGACCACGCCTACCCACCACACTCCCCCACCTGACAGCGTTGACATCGCTCTCCTGCG GACATTATCTGAAGAGGAGAAGGGCAGGAGGCTGATCCAGGCATCTATTCAGGGCTCAATGCAAGAGCTGCAGGCACTGCTGGCGGCTGGAGTGAACTTGGGGGCGAGGGACATGAACGAGCGGACCCCCCTGCATTGGGCAGGTATCAAGGGATACGAGGAGATGGCGAGGCGCCTGCTGGCGGCAGGTGCGGACGTGGGGGCGAGGGACAAGTTCCAGCAGACGCCGCTGCACTTCGCTGCGTGGGGCGGCAGCGCGGCTGTCGTCAGGCTGCTGGCGGCGTCCTCCGCCGACCCCGACGCCAGGGATGTGGACGGATGGACGCCGTTGCACACTGCAGCGTTCAGTGACGAGACGGAAGCGGCTACGGCGCTGCTGGAGGCAGGGGCCGACATGGGGGCCGTAGATAACAATGGGAACACCCCACTGGACATCGCCAGACAGTACAACAACCAGCACGTGATAGACGTGCTGTGA
- the LOC124720458 gene encoding serine/threonine-protein phosphatase 6 regulatory ankyrin repeat subunit B-like isoform X3 — MCCRSILWFICIFVAIVTDSSHSSLASNTGSDSEVVAYSLRTDNGVEPVQRDKETAAVDLAALLDAGDRAVVTLVAGDTRLVAHRAVLAARSTVLAAMLRNTTLETSSGHIAISGVEGPVLRQLLVYMYTLRVPQAHSMAPQLLAAADRYGLSALKAECEQLVAAQVSGGPAAAAAVLQVRRSSDSLRQAVVDFVKAHLLHVMGGTLHSQREDRAEVSHLLSVPSAKTSSLATADSWTTPAAQPHSDHSWSPDAAAPTMPTHHTPPPDSVDIALLRTLSEEEKGRRLIQASIQGSMQELQALLAAGVNLGARDMNERTPLHWAGIKGYEEMARRLLAAGADVGARDKFQQTPLHFAAWGGSAAVVRLLAASSADPDARDVDGWTPLHTAAFSDETEAATALLEAGADMGAVDNNGNTPLDIARQYNNQHVIDVL, encoded by the exons ttgtggcgatagtCACAGATTCCAGCCACAGTAGCCTGGCCTCTAATACag GCTCTGATTCTGAAGTCGTTGCGTATAGTTTAAGAACGGACAATGGAG TGGAACCAGTTCAGAGGGATAAGGAGACCGCAGCTGTGGACCTGGCCGCCCTTCTGGACGCCGGGGACAGAGCCGTGGTGACGCTGGTGGCGGGCGACACACGTCTGGTGGCGCACAGGGCCGTCCTGGCTGCCAGGAGCACCGTGCTCGCCGCCATGTTGCGGAACACCACGCTGGAGACCAGCAGCGGCCACATTGCCATCTCGGGCGTGGAGGGTCCAGTGCTACGCCAGCTGCTGGTCTACATGTACACACTCCGGGTCCCCCAAGCGCACAGCATGGCGCCACAGCTGCTGGCCGCTGCTGACAGATACGGACTGTCCGCCCTGAAGGCGGAGTGTGAGCAGCTGGTGGCCGCACAGGTGTCTGGGGGGCCCGCAGCGGCCGCAGCTGTGCTCCAAGTCAGGCGCTCCTCTGACAGCCTCAGGCAGGCCGTGGTTGACTTCGTAAAGGCTCACCTGCTCCACGTGATGGGAGGGACTCTGCACAGCCAGCGTGAAGATCGGGCGGAAGTGAGCCACCTGCTGTCTGTTCCATCAGCAAAAACCAG CTCGCTGGCCACTGCAGACAGCTGGACGACCCCCGCCGCTCAGCCGCACAGCGACCACAGCTGGAGTCCCGACGCAGCCGCCCCGACCATGCCTACCCACCACACTCCCCCACCTGACAGCGTTGACATCGCTCTCCTGCG GACATTATCTGAAGAGGAGAAGGGCAGGAGGCTGATCCAGGCATCTATTCAGGGCTCAATGCAAGAGCTGCAGGCACTGCTGGCGGCTGGAGTGAACTTGGGGGCGAGGGACATGAACGAGCGGACCCCCCTGCATTGGGCAGGTATCAAGGGATACGAGGAGATGGCGAGGCGCCTGCTGGCGGCAGGTGCGGACGTGGGGGCGAGGGACAAGTTCCAGCAGACGCCGCTGCACTTCGCTGCGTGGGGCGGCAGCGCGGCTGTCGTCAGGCTGCTGGCGGCGTCCTCCGCCGACCCCGACGCCAGGGATGTGGACGGATGGACGCCGTTGCACACTGCAGCGTTCAGTGACGAGACGGAAGCGGCTACGGCGCTGCTGGAGGCAGGGGCCGACATGGGGGCCGTAGATAACAATGGGAACACCCCACTGGACATCGCCAGACAGTACAACAACCAGCACGTGATAGACGTGCTGTGA
- the LOC124720458 gene encoding ankyrin-3-like isoform X1 has product MCCRSILWFICIFVAIVTDSSHSSLASNTGSDSEVVAYSLRTDNGVEPVQRDKETAAVDLAALLDAGDRAVVTLVAGDTRLVAHRAVLAARSTVLAAMLRNTTLETSSGHIAISGVEGPVLRQLLVYMYTLRVPQAHSMAPQLLAAADRYGLSALKAECEQLVAAQVSGGPAAAAAVLQVRRSSDSLRQAVVDFVKAHLLHVMGGTLHSQREDRAEVSHLLSVPSAKTSSPATADSWTTPAAQPLSDHSWSPDAAAPTTPTHHTPPPDSVDIALLRSLATADSWTTPAAQPHSDHSWSPDAAAPTMPTHHTPPPDSVDIALLRTLSEEEKGRRLIQASIQGSMQELQALLAAGVNLGARDMNERTPLHWAGIKGYEEMARRLLAAGADVGARDKFQQTPLHFAAWGGSAAVVRLLAASSADPDARDVDGWTPLHTAAFSDETEAATALLEAGADMGAVDNNGNTPLDIARQYNNQHVIDVL; this is encoded by the exons ttgtggcgatagtCACAGATTCCAGCCACAGTAGCCTGGCCTCTAATACag GCTCTGATTCTGAAGTCGTTGCGTATAGTTTAAGAACGGACAATGGAG TGGAACCAGTTCAGAGGGATAAGGAGACCGCAGCTGTGGACCTGGCCGCCCTTCTGGACGCCGGGGACAGAGCCGTGGTGACGCTGGTGGCGGGCGACACACGTCTGGTGGCGCACAGGGCCGTCCTGGCTGCCAGGAGCACCGTGCTCGCCGCCATGTTGCGGAACACCACGCTGGAGACCAGCAGCGGCCACATTGCCATCTCGGGCGTGGAGGGTCCAGTGCTACGCCAGCTGCTGGTCTACATGTACACACTCCGGGTCCCCCAAGCGCACAGCATGGCGCCACAGCTGCTGGCCGCTGCTGACAGATACGGACTGTCCGCCCTGAAGGCGGAGTGTGAGCAGCTGGTGGCCGCACAGGTGTCTGGGGGGCCCGCAGCGGCCGCAGCTGTGCTCCAAGTCAGGCGCTCCTCTGACAGCCTCAGGCAGGCCGTGGTTGACTTCGTAAAGGCTCACCTGCTCCACGTGATGGGAGGGACTCTGCACAGCCAGCGTGAAGATCGGGCGGAAGTGAGCCACCTGCTGTCTGTTCCATCAGCAAAAACCAG CTCGCCAGCCACTGCCGACAGCTGGACGACCCCCGCCGCTCAGCCGCTCAGCGACCACAGCTGGAGTCCCGACGCAGCCGCACCGACCACGCCTACCCACCACACTCCCCCACCTGACAGCGTTGACATCGCTCTCCTGCG CTCGCTGGCCACTGCAGACAGCTGGACGACCCCCGCCGCTCAGCCGCACAGCGACCACAGCTGGAGTCCCGACGCAGCCGCCCCGACCATGCCTACCCACCACACTCCCCCACCTGACAGCGTTGACATCGCTCTCCTGCG GACATTATCTGAAGAGGAGAAGGGCAGGAGGCTGATCCAGGCATCTATTCAGGGCTCAATGCAAGAGCTGCAGGCACTGCTGGCGGCTGGAGTGAACTTGGGGGCGAGGGACATGAACGAGCGGACCCCCCTGCATTGGGCAGGTATCAAGGGATACGAGGAGATGGCGAGGCGCCTGCTGGCGGCAGGTGCGGACGTGGGGGCGAGGGACAAGTTCCAGCAGACGCCGCTGCACTTCGCTGCGTGGGGCGGCAGCGCGGCTGTCGTCAGGCTGCTGGCGGCGTCCTCCGCCGACCCCGACGCCAGGGATGTGGACGGATGGACGCCGTTGCACACTGCAGCGTTCAGTGACGAGACGGAAGCGGCTACGGCGCTGCTGGAGGCAGGGGCCGACATGGGGGCCGTAGATAACAATGGGAACACCCCACTGGACATCGCCAGACAGTACAACAACCAGCACGTGATAGACGTGCTGTGA